Part of the Spinacia oleracea cultivar Varoflay chromosome 5, BTI_SOV_V1, whole genome shotgun sequence genome, TTTTCTCATCAAGTTCTTGCTTCACTTTAGCACTACGAGCAAGGAACTCTCTTTCCTTTTCATCAATTTGAGCTTTTGACTTGTTAATAGCCATTATAGACTCAATCAGAGGCTTACTTTTATGCAGTGTCAGAACCCACTCAACAAAAGCAACTAACCAGTCTACCTTTAAGCCTACACATTGAAGGTCATGCAGATTGGATGCGAGTTCCTGAGCTAAGGAATCAGTCAATGTCCTCAGTGTAGTCTTTTGGAGAAATATTATGATATTTGCTAGTGATTCTAAGGTAAGGGTTAACATGACTTTGCTGCGCACGGTTTTTTCTCCAATAAGGTTCCCATGCTTGTTCCAAATCATTTGCAAAGTTGGCAATAGATTGGGCCTGATACCCAGAGATTCTAAACCTTGAAGCCCGATGTTTGGTTCACAAGCCTGTGAAGCATACAACATTACAAAAAGATAAGAATGTTTCAGTGATGCCTACAtaaaattttgaagaaaaaaaacaagcaTCCTTACCAGTACTGAAGAAATAACAGGTGGAAAGTCCGCGATAGAAACTTTATTTTCTGAGATATCTGGTGCTGAGTGTGAATGGAAATCAAGTCAGAAATCATGCAAGGGAAAGagagttcaaacttcaaagcaTTAAGCAAAAATCTGCGAATTCAGACTAAAACACAAGTTACCTTTTTTGTGCTGAATCTCAGAAACAGGCAAATGGGATGAAGATTTCCCTTGAGTTGCCGAGGTTGAATGGATTTTAGTGTTCTGTTTCTCAGATTTAGGTGTATTTGAGGGAGCTGAGCCATGAGTTTGTGAAGATGCACCATTTTGATTGGTTGCATCTGATTCCATCATTTCATCTTCCTCAGGATTACTTCACAAATATAGGCAGATGAAAGTTCAGATTTCAAGCATTATTCTAATAAACCATTCAGCAACTACATGTGGCTATGCAGATAAAAATGGTTAGCTACTTATCTCTATCGTACAGGATCATGGTTTAAAATTTTCTGAAACAAAGAAAATTTGCCATCTCAAAATAACTGTTTTGTACAGATAATACTGCATATTTGACTTTGATCCCATAGTTTCTCACTGTCGACCTTTTAAGATGACACATCCGGCATTTTTTTGGACGAAAAGGTAACACACACTCTAACAAAATTAAACACTTCATCAACCTATACTGTGTACTTAAATCTTGAAACCTTGAGATGCCTTGCATAACATACAGATAAGCCACTTTCAACCCTTAAAGTTTCAGCCATAAAATTCAAATTTAATGCCTCAGAATTGTTACTCTCTATCTATTTACAGTATAAGACACAGAACATTAAAGAAGTGGCAGCTAAGAAAATTTGCTGCTCCCTAATGTTCACattgcacatttggaataaataaacatcaacagcagcaacaacaacaacaataacaaggTCAATAACAACCAGGTCAACAACAATTCAAACAATCCAGCACAATCTCCATATTATAGGAAACACAAATCATCTAAGCTTTGTTTGGCTGAGGAAATGTCCTGAACTAAGAAAATAGTTTTAGATGTCCATGTTCAAATTTCTAGTTCATATCACAAGTCAAATCATTGATCCTACAAACATCAGATATCCATCATCACAAAAACCATAACTTTGAACTCTAAAGAACTAATTAATATGACCACTATTGATTACCTTTGATAATGTGGCGGAGATGGAGATGATTGAGCCTGCAAGGCCCATTCCGGCACAGAAAAAAGGCCAGATTTCAGGAAATCTGCAATTGGTTTGAAATCCGCAATAGGCATGAAAATATGTCCTCCTAACCAGaaaatctgaatattttctTTAGAAAACTTGGATTCATTAGGTTTACTATAGGGATGGAAGGCGTCATTGGAGAAGACAATGTAGTTGTCAAATCCGAAACCAGGGAATTCAGCAGCTGAAACAAAGAAGCTGTAAACTTTCGAAACAAACAACACCATAGGATCATCCCCAAAACTCTTAACCTTAACCCAACTCCATGACTTCTTGTTATGAACCTTACACAACTTGAAAACTTTAACCATTTCATTGATCCGCATAATCATAAACAAATCCCCAGATTTTGATGATCCCACCAAACGTTTCCCCCACCCCTTGTTTACGCAATCCGGCTTAATCACCGGCTTTTCAACTAAGGTTTTAAGTACTGCAAACTGATCAGTAAACATCCTGTACAACTTCCCAAGTCTATCCAATGCATAAATTACACCCCTAAAACTCAGAATATCATCAAATTTGTCAAGTGAACCATATGATATGTCAAACCATGGAAGTTCCGTTCCATACTGATACTCCGGCTTAACTGGTGGAGACCCACCTAATTGACCCCCTCTAAATAAAACCAACAAAGAACCATCATCAACCATGGACGGAATACTCCGATCCTTGAAAAAAAGCAACACTTTCTCATGATATGAAAGTGCCCTCGAACAATCATTCATTTCCTCTTCATCAGCCATATGGTAATCAACAGAAAGACGACGAGGTTGAAACCGATCTAAGGTAAAATTCTCAGGAATATCAAAGAGAGGCTCACCGGAGAGAGGATTGCAGAGTTCGAATTCCCCTTTGGTAATTTCCACAGAAGCGACAATCCACGGTGTGCCGGAAACAGGAGGGCGGATGAGATAAACGGAGGAAGAAAACAGAGTTTCGGAACCCATGACGAAAGGCAAGAGGGCGGAGATAGCGGTGGCTCGCCGCCATTTCTTACAAACTGATCGGAAGTTTTGCACGTCTTTGCGGTTTCCCTTGAGGTGGATGGCGATAGAACGGAGGACTTCAACGGGAAGTTCCGACCAGATTACTTTCTGGCGAAAATTCCGCATTTTAGGGTTTCAATCAGTTTTATAAGCTGTATTTGGGGTTTCAATTAGGAAGCAAAATGGACTTACAAGGTTTTTCTGGAGAGGTTTGCCGATGTAACGGAGGATTTAACCGGGAGCTCCTACCAAATTATATTTTCCGGCGAGAACTCCGcgtttttagggttttgatttggGAGAAAATTGTAGGTGAAAGAGAAGAGGTACTCCGTACTAATCTGCAATAACTTTCCGTTTCAATTGCTTTTTCGTTTAGAAAAAatacagtaaaaaaaaaacggtaACTTTTTCGTTTCAATTGCTTTTTATGTTCCCAATATATTTTTAAACTTTCCCGCGCAATGTTGTAGATTATGTAGCAAGAATTGGTAATGGGCTCGGCCCTAAATAACCTCATTTGGGCCTTTATCATGTGATGTAGCATGTAAACACAATCTTGTCAATTGCCAAGTCAAATTAGTCTCTTAAAATAGCAACATAAAAATAACCTTGTTAATTTCCCTCCAAAGTATTTTAATTGGGCACATAGAATTAGTGGAGGTCTAGTTAGTGACCCGAACGATTTTCCGGATTATTGGATAATGTGAAGCACGGAGTATATTGTAACTACAGGTGCCAATGACTCTAAAGCTCGAGTTATAATGTCACAAATAGAATTAGATATTATGCAATTTAGCTCTAGTGATCATGTCCCATGTTGCGACCATATCTTTTTCAATGTTGGGATGAGACTAAATCAGACCTTGTGTAGAGTCCATCAAATCTTGTTGGTGGAGTCCGTATCAGAATTTGATCACTAGTAAAAGCAGGGAAGGAGTTTGGACAAGAAAAAATTATTACCAAACTCATAGAGGTTATATAAGCCCTAATATAGCAATACAGGTGTACGTTATTTCAACATAGACTTGATCAAAAGCCAGGCCGGACTGGGTTTGGACTGGGCAACAACCTAAAAATCAGCTCAATAAGTCCGATTGCCAGACCGGGTTTGGACTGGGCAACAACCTAAAAATCAGCTCAATAAGTCCGATTGTGCCgaattttgggttgattttatgCGCCCAAAATCTGTTGTTTCGGGCTTAAAATAGCGGCATTTTAAGGCTAATTTTGGACGTATCAATTTTATATCTAAATTTGTGGTTTAAAGTTGCCCAAAATCCCATCCAAAAAATTAGAAGGGATCAGTCCAGGCCCAATTACCTAGCCTAATTTTGCCAAAATCGTTATTTTTGGACCGGGACAATTTTATAACTAATTTTGTGTTTTAAGTTGCTTAAAACCCACCCCAAATAGAAAAAATACAGGACGGGCCAGACCCGACAAAACGGGCTTAAAAATTCGCCAAAAACCCGTTGTTTTGGGGCCGAGGCAGGCTCTAAGTGGATCAGGTCTACTTCGATACCCTCATTTGGAGCTAAATAGCCAATAGGTCAAGTGCTGAAAAACAACTACAGAAAAATGACACAAGTTGAATGCAAACTATGTCATTAGTTACCTTCCTCAACATTGTACATGACATAAAAAGTTCCTATAGTTTTCTCTTTAATTAGCAGCAAATGTAGTGTAGATAACATTGCAGCATTTCATTTTCCTCCCTGTTTGAACCAGATCCTACCCAGGCTTACTTGATAATTAAAGATCATTAAATTCTTCTTGAAACTACACGATCATGTAGTTTTAACACAAACAAAATGATATCTGCTTCAAATAACATACAAAATGATGCTTTGTTAATTTGCCATCAAAGGTGGCAGAGTATGAGGTTCAGATCAACCTTAGACCATATTGACATCAGTTCTAAGCAAAATAAACTTAATACCAAAATATACTGATCTGAAATCACAGTGCCTGAAAATCATCCAGATCAATAATCTTATCAGAACTCAGAAGAAATAATACCAGTAGACAAACGAGTCATCTTCTCCTCTAATTCTCTCCTTTTCTTCGCGCTTCTTTCCATGAACTCCTTTTCCTCCATGTCAATTTCAGCTTTTCTCGATCTTCTTCAGCATCTTTATCCTCTCCATTCTCAGCTTCTTTTCATTATGTTGTGTCTTTGCCTCCTCAACCATGGGAGCTAACCAGTCCACTTTTAAGCCTACGCGGTTGAGATCATCTAGAATTAATTGTATCTCATCTACTGTCGAATCAGTCAAGTCCTTTACTTTAGCCCTTTGGAGTGTGATGTTGAGCTTTGCTAATGACTCTAAGGCATAAGCTCGCATTGCCTTGCTACGGACAGAATTTTTACCGAATAGGGTACCGTGTTTAGCCCAAATTGTTTCTAATGTTGGGAGGAATTCAGACCTGATATCAACCCCTTCAAAGTTTACAGTTGATGAACCAGTTTTACGAGTCTGCAACAGGTCGAAAGAGTCAAAGAGTGCAATATTTGAGAATGCTGTAATCTTACTAcgcaactgaaaataaaaagcATTCTCGAGAATTAATTATGGTTACCTGTTGTACAGTTGAAGGAGTTACAGGTGTGGAATTTGCAATGAAAACTCTCCCTTCTGATAAATTTGGACCTATATACATGAATATAATTAGAAATCCTTGTATAATTGAGTTAATGACTTGAAAAACACCTTCACAAATACCTAATCTTTCTTCTTCGACATGAAAAATGACTTTTCTGATGTCAATTAAGAAtcattaaatggaaaaaagtatACGAGTTCATCACTAGTTAGCTAGGGGGTTAATTAGTATTACCTGTACTTCTTCCATTTGGAGTAGGTCTTATTTCATCAGAGTGATTTGCTGCACAAGAATGTGGTTGTTCATTGAAAAAACTTGTCCacgcctcttcttcttcttcatcctgCTTGAAATTGGTTGTTCTGTTAAGTTCACTTGATTCGGAAAACTCCTGACTAGAGGAATCATCCACCACTCCATCTGAAGCTTGCTGGCGGGAAGGGCCTGCCTTtgtctcatcatcatcatcatcatcatcatcatcatcatcatcatcatcttcatcatcatcatcatcatcatcatcatcctcatcttcatcatcatcttcatcatcatcatcattgcGTTCACTTCAAAAGCAAACAAACATCCTGTCAGAGCTCTGATGAACAACTATGGAACATATTATTGACTCATAAAGAACAAAACCACTTCATATAATCATATTGCtatggtttaagcttagtagtAGTAGACATCTATTGTAATTAATAACTTCATTGCTTATCAGACAAGCTTTTTAGCCATATGCAACCATTGAATCACATCAACTGTAACATGTACTGTTACAAACTGTACTTTGAAATATGAAAACGAAATTATAGAAACTAGATTAGGACGAGATTATCTCTGTCCTTAGGATAATATTAGCCCCCACTATAATTGCTGATGAGATTCAAAGCTAATCTACCCCCAGGATTCCCTAATCATATGAACGGATTACAGCAATATCATCCATTCTCAAGAACATGTGTTTATCAGAAATATGAATGAAAAACGTAATTAACATTAACCTTCTGCCTTAggttaaataggaaaataatatgGCAGTTACAAAAGTAACCGCCTCTGATATTATcctatttaattaaatcgttaattagATCCTTAAATAAGCCGTGCGCGTGCCGGCTAGcaactagcttgttatttaaatggtctagctattagcttgaaatttataaaagtttcaagctagtccctctccctagctacaaccattggagatgctcttattAACCCAATTAACCCAACACTAGCAAACAAGCCCAATGCCCCACTTGGTCCAATGACTCAAGGCACAACATATTTAATAAGTCAAGCACATGGGTATATTTAAAGATATACAAAGGTTCATATTTCTTCCATGTGAGAGAAAACTCCCACATAACAAAGTGAAGACTATTATATCTAACATGTACTTCATCCATTATACATATATAGTTCTAACTTCTAAACTCCAAGTAAGCAACTTCTTTTCATCCATCGAGTTACGAGTGTGTTACATAAAACATTGACTAGTACTTTACAACGAGACAATATAAATGATTATGAAATGCTCAAACTCAGCTCGATCTCTCAAGTCATGTAATCATGGAAAATGCTTTTGATTGTTACCTTTTCCTTAATGAAAATTAGCAATGACAAATCAACAATTACTTTAATTTGATAATTGGTTACAACGATCAAAAGGAATATATTTGTCACCCTAAACCAgaaagttcaaaaaaaaaaatcatatgatTAATTACTGATTACAGAATAGCTTGAATAAGCATCATCAACAGCCAACACAAGCCCTTCAACAAAACTTAATTTACTATTTCCATGATATATAGTACACCAACATTTTACCATTTTCATGTTATAGTACAAAACAACACCCAAAAATACAAAAGGAGAAGCTTGCAAAAGTGAGTAATTCCACATAAAACAGGGGAAAACGGAAAGTGAGTAATTTACGATTGGTGACCCTATCAAACCAATTTTAATTTTCTTACAAACCTTGATACTTTGATCAATAATACGAAGCACATATTACCGATAACAAATTcacaattactccctccgtttcattATATTTGCTCCGCTTTGACCAAAAAGCCCTGACAAAAATTGGTCAAATGGAGCGAATAAAATGAGATTGAGGGAGTATGAAATATTTCTTCATGACTAGGCCAAAAACGAGACGTACAATTTGATTGCATAGCTACTTAATTGTTTTGTTTCCTAATTTATTAGTACCCTGCGCAGTACACATACTGACTTACATAGAACACGCAAATAAAAAaactagacctgatcaagacaAGCCCGGCCTGGCCCGCCCGAATTTTTTGTGAGTTTGGGTAGATTTTTCCGGCCCGGTTTCCGGGCCCGGTCCGAAAAATTAATTTTTCTGGGACGGGTTtggaaaacacaaaaatacactttttagttataaaaaGTGTATAGAGATAATTTCTTTTTATTACGTATTGTAGTTCATAATTCAACCTAATTTATATGCTTTTAAAAGTCACAAAaccaaaaactaaaaactaacaGTAGTATCAAACGTCCTAACGCGGTCCATTCATATCATGAAAGTATATAAGAGTGATATAAGAGTCCCTCAATACTCAATAGTGATTGGAACTTTTTAAATGTATGTGGGAGCTTACGTCTCAAAGTTACGTGAAATCAATTTTGTAATGGAAAAAGAAAGTGGTCCATTCCTTTATCTTTGTCTCACTTTTTTTTAGCCATAACATAATAATGCCCACATATATTCTTAACAAATTTATGCTACCAATGATTTTCTTAACGATCTGGTTTTCAAGCCCATACGAGTACACATTAGTACATTATATGTAAGATAAAAGAATCTCGGTCATTTAGACCAGACACATACATTCAAGATAAAAGAGTCTCGACGATTGAACCAGTGAATTGCTTGgttataaatcac contains:
- the LOC110782486 gene encoding uncharacterized protein isoform X1, translating into MRNFRQKVIWSELPVEVLRSIAIHLKGNRKDVQNFRSVCKKWRRATAISALLPFVMGSETLFSSSVYLIRPPVSGTPWIVASVEITKGEFELCNPLSGEPLFDIPENFTLDRFQPRRLSVDYHMADEEEMNDCSRALSYHEKVLLFFKDRSIPSMVDDGSLLVLFRGGQLGGSPPVKPEYQYGTELPWFDISYGSLDKFDDILSFRGVIYALDRLGKLYRMFTDQFAVLKTLVEKPVIKPDCVNKGWGKRLVGSSKSGDLFMIMRINEMVKVFKLCKVHNKKSWSWVKVKSFGDDPMVLFVSKVYSFFVSAAEFPGFGFDNYIVFSNDAFHPYSKPNESKFSKENIQIFWLGGHIFMPIADFKPIADFLKSGLFSVPEWALQAQSSPSPPHYQSNPEEDEMMESDATNQNGASSQTHGSAPSNTPKSEKQNTKIHSTSATQGKSSSHLPVSEIQHKKAPDISENKVSIADFPPVISSVLACEPNIGLQGLESLGIRPNLLPTLQMIWNKHGNLIGEKTVRSKVMLTLTLESLANIIIFLQKTTLRTLTDSLAQELASNLHDLQCVGLKVDWLVAFVEWVLTLHKSKPLIESIMAINKSKAQIDEKEREFLARSAKVKQELDEKKACLSAKLPFPEPIDLDQCLGEGLL
- the LOC110782486 gene encoding uncharacterized protein isoform X2; amino-acid sequence: MRNFRQKVIWSELPVEVLRSIAIHLKGNRKDVQNFRSVCKKWRRATAISALLPFVMGSETLFSSSVYLIRPPVSGTPWIVASVEITKGEFELCNPLSGEPLFDIPENFTLDRFQPRRLSVDYHMADEEEMNDCSRALSYHEKVLLFFKDRSIPSMVDDGSLLVLFRGGQLGGSPPVKPEYQYGTELPWFDISYGSLDKFDDILSFRGVIYALDRLGKLYRMFTDQFAVLKTLVEKPVIKPDCVNKGWGKRLVGSSKSGDLFMIMRINEMVKVFKLCKVHNKKSWSWVKVKSFGDDPMVLFVSKVYSFFVSAAEFPGFGFDNYIVFSNDAFHPYSKPNESKFSKENIQIFWLGGHIFMPIADFKPIADFLKSGLFSVPEWALQAQSSPSPPHYQSNPEEDEMMESDATNQNGASSQTHGSAPSNTPKSEKQNTKIHSTSATQGKSSSHLPVSEIQHKKDISENKVSIADFPPVISSVLACEPNIGLQGLESLGIRPNLLPTLQMIWNKHGNLIGEKTVRSKVMLTLTLESLANIIIFLQKTTLRTLTDSLAQELASNLHDLQCVGLKVDWLVAFVEWVLTLHKSKPLIESIMAINKSKAQIDEKEREFLARSAKVKQELDEKKACLSAKLPFPEPIDLDQCLGEGLL